From the Deinococcus arcticus genome, one window contains:
- the mobA gene encoding molybdenum cofactor guanylyltransferase, with translation MQDLTAAVTAGGRSSRFGSDKALAQVDGQTLLQRVCASLQGCAVRLIVAPEGRYAVPGWQVVPDTRPGQGPLAGLEAALRAAPPGWVAFAGVDLPDLTEAHWQALWLACTAEARSVQAQDAQGRPQPLAALYHTGLLPRVTALLDSGERRLRLAAPPENTVLMPGLPPLRNVNTPADLGP, from the coding sequence GTGCAGGACCTGACGGCCGCCGTGACGGCCGGGGGCCGTTCCAGCCGCTTTGGTTCGGATAAAGCGCTGGCCCAGGTGGACGGACAAACTCTGCTCCAGCGGGTGTGTGCCAGCCTGCAGGGGTGCGCCGTTCGGTTGATTGTGGCTCCGGAAGGCCGGTACGCGGTGCCGGGCTGGCAGGTGGTCCCCGACACCCGCCCCGGCCAGGGCCCGCTGGCTGGCCTGGAAGCCGCCCTGCGCGCCGCCCCGCCCGGCTGGGTGGCCTTTGCCGGCGTGGACCTGCCCGATCTGACAGAGGCCCACTGGCAGGCCCTGTGGCTGGCCTGCACCGCAGAGGCCCGGAGCGTGCAGGCGCAGGACGCACAGGGACGCCCGCAACCGCTGGCGGCGCTGTACCACACGGGCCTCCTGCCCCGGGTGACCGCGCTGCTGGACAGCGGCGAGCGTCGGTTACGGCTGGCTGCCCCTCCAGAGAACACCGTCCTGATGCCAGGGCTGCCGCCCCTGCGCAATGTCAACACGCCTGCCGACCTGGGGCCGTAG
- a CDS encoding aldehyde dehydrogenase family protein, translating into MTQSAPPATTSDLQALFERQRAHRWTAAQTTPAQRQAVLRRLHDAIRRRRTELADALRLDLGKSRAEAEITELHPVLEEIQHAIRRLPRWMATRRVDTPAVLIGARSEIQPQARGVTLVLSPWNYPVNLALAPLVASLAAGNTAVLKPSEKAPNVARALAALLSEVFETQLVAVVQGDADVARALTELPFDHIFFTGSTAVGRHVMRAAAQHLTSVTLELGGKSPALMDASADLYTSAERLAWGKLLNAGQTCVAPDYVLVPEAQRDALLLALDEVIARRYGDRAWLRAGPDYGRMVDAASVERLERLTRQSVQAGARVVRGGEFSPAERFIAPTIVTDVTPDMPLMQEELFGPVLPVLTYRTLDEALALIRRLDPPLALYLFTGDDAVTRRVQRETTSGGMVVNGTVVHLSNPHLPFGGVGASGMGSYHGEHGFLAFSHQRAVLTEPRRSPVRFTYPPYGRPGPRFVAWALRLLERQSGPRD; encoded by the coding sequence TGACGCAGTCCGCCCCACCGGCCACCACCTCCGACCTGCAGGCGCTGTTTGAGCGTCAGCGGGCCCACCGCTGGACGGCGGCGCAGACCACCCCGGCGCAGCGGCAGGCGGTATTGCGCCGCCTGCACGACGCCATTCGCCGCCGCCGGACCGAGCTGGCCGACGCCCTGCGGCTGGACCTGGGCAAGAGCCGCGCCGAGGCCGAAATTACCGAGCTGCACCCGGTGCTCGAAGAGATTCAGCACGCCATTCGCCGCCTGCCGCGCTGGATGGCCACCCGGCGGGTAGACACCCCGGCGGTGCTGATTGGCGCGCGCAGTGAGATTCAGCCGCAGGCGCGTGGGGTGACCCTGGTGCTGAGCCCCTGGAACTACCCGGTGAATCTGGCGCTGGCGCCGCTGGTGGCCAGCCTCGCGGCGGGCAACACCGCAGTGCTCAAGCCCAGCGAAAAGGCCCCGAACGTGGCCCGCGCGCTGGCCGCGCTGCTCTCAGAGGTGTTCGAGACGCAGCTGGTGGCTGTGGTGCAGGGGGACGCCGACGTGGCCCGCGCCCTGACCGAACTGCCCTTCGACCACATCTTCTTTACTGGCAGCACCGCCGTAGGGCGCCACGTGATGCGCGCGGCGGCCCAGCACCTGACCAGCGTGACCCTGGAACTGGGCGGCAAGAGCCCGGCCCTGATGGACGCCAGCGCCGACCTGTATACCAGCGCCGAGCGGCTGGCCTGGGGCAAACTGCTGAACGCCGGGCAAACCTGCGTGGCCCCCGATTACGTGCTGGTGCCCGAGGCGCAGCGGGACGCGCTGCTGCTGGCGCTGGACGAGGTAATTGCCCGGCGCTACGGCGACCGCGCGTGGCTGCGCGCCGGCCCCGATTACGGCCGCATGGTGGACGCCGCCAGTGTGGAGCGCCTGGAACGCCTGACCCGCCAGAGTGTGCAGGCCGGCGCGCGGGTGGTGCGCGGCGGCGAATTCAGCCCGGCCGAGCGCTTTATTGCCCCCACCATCGTGACTGATGTGACGCCCGACATGCCGCTGATGCAAGAAGAACTGTTTGGCCCCGTACTGCCGGTGCTGACCTACCGCACCCTGGACGAGGCGCTGGCGCTGATTCGCCGCCTGGACCCCCCGCTGGCCCTGTACCTGTTCACGGGCGACGACGCGGTGACCCGCCGCGTGCAGCGCGAAACCACCAGCGGCGGCATGGTTGTGAACGGCACGGTGGTGCACCTCAGCAACCCGCACCTGCCCTTTGGCGGCGTGGGCGCCAGCGGCATGGGCTCGTACCACGGCGAACACGGCTTTCTGGCCTTCAGTCACCAGCGCGCGGTGCTGACCGAGCCCCGGCGCAGCCCGGTGCGCTTCACCTACCCCCCATACGGCCGCCCCGGGCCGCGCTTTGTGGCCTGGGCCCTGCGCCTGCTGGAACGCCAGAGTGGCCCCCGCGACTAG
- a CDS encoding DUF4385 domain-containing protein produces MPKFDYSLDYRTLDLRAHPELYRVGVGEQGVLLVQPYKGELLPHWRFATPELARESSETIYTLFLAYLKAGDFVGADMARKFLQMGFTRSRRYANHKGGKKYDGPVPADKKGRSGAHGRPELPRTPEDPVKAESARIFKAKWDEAEANEEYARLKKEHKAKYG; encoded by the coding sequence ATGCCGAAATTCGATTACTCCCTTGATTACCGCACGCTGGACCTGCGCGCCCACCCCGAGCTGTACCGGGTGGGCGTGGGGGAACAGGGCGTGCTGCTGGTGCAACCGTACAAGGGCGAACTGCTGCCGCACTGGCGCTTTGCCACGCCAGAACTGGCCCGCGAGAGCAGCGAGACCATCTACACCCTGTTCCTGGCCTACCTGAAGGCCGGGGACTTCGTGGGCGCCGACATGGCGCGTAAATTCCTGCAGATGGGTTTTACCCGCTCGCGGCGCTATGCCAACCACAAGGGCGGCAAAAAGTACGACGGCCCGGTGCCCGCCGATAAAAAGGGCCGGAGCGGCGCCCACGGCCGCCCCGAACTGCCCCGCACCCCCGAAGACCCGGTCAAGGCCGAATCCGCCCGCATCTTCAAGGCCAAGTGGGACGAGGCCGAGGCCAATGAGGAGTACGCCCGGCTGAAAAAGGAGCACAAGGCCAAGTACGGCTGA